The Aedes albopictus strain Foshan chromosome 1, AalbF5, whole genome shotgun sequence genomic interval ttccttcaagaactcctcaagttatttatccagggatttccccaggacttcctccagggattccttctgggattctcccaggaatttctccagggattccattagaaaatcctacaggaattccttcaaggaaaccTCAATTGAATTGAAGtttacaagaagttccacgtaaacttctttttAACCTTCGGCATTAAAAAAATGTCTCTCAGTGAATTttaagttcagagaaagttcacacgcgaacctgattgagctctaataAATGATATCAACACACTGAGTAAAATCCCGCAGTGtgtaacaacacatacatggagtagtggttaggcaacGGATTTccacgaggagaacccgagttaaAGTCTCAGTAAggaaaaaacatcaaacattatttcaaggtgttagtcaatttggattccacatgtactaatgtctcagaataataaattacttttgaggactaagcgcatttttttcattttttcgcagCTTATTTCTGAGCTGCATAGCGTACTTTTCAgcggcacaagtgtactttttgtgaactcaagttcggatAATTACCTAAAAAGTGAGCTGTATAAAATGCTGTTCATCTTCCTTCTAATAGCTGATTaaacccaaacatgctattttatcccaACTTTCGGTTGCTTGAGAAgggatttttccggggattcttccagcaatttctccacggattcctcctggaattcttccaagaattctgctaaattcctttagtaattctttctggaatttctccactgattcctcTAGGTAGTCTACCAGATAttgcgccaggaattcctccagcaattctcccagcaattcctccagatattcgcccaaggattcctccaggaattccgccacggAATCCTTCAATAATGCCTCTTggaatcctttagagatttttccaggaattcctgcagggatgaaTTGCGCCAGAGATtctgtcaaaaatttctcctaggatacctccaggaatgcacccaagaatttctacatgaacatcttcaggaatttctgcattttttaaataaattcctccaagacctacttgaggaattccaccagagatttgtctTGGAAGCCTTGGAAGGCAATACTACAAGGATAcctttcccagacaaccagtaatcgtataatatgttgcataagatgataaagtggaggccatatgcgtacatgcctccatttaggcgcatgtaaaatgtacgcatatcgcctccactttatcatcttatgcaacgtcttatacgatcactggttgactgggttagcAGCTTGGCCAgggtattctccaagaatttctcgaggaattgttTTAGCATTGTCTCCAGAAAAACCTTCCGAAGTGCATTCGCAGATTTGTTCgggaatcctccataaattccttcaagattgtccccagcaattcctgcaaggaattccttcaggaatacatccagaGATTTTGGAACCATGGGTCAAGGGAACCGAATTCGTTCCGCACTGACAGCAAAGCAATTTGATAAAGTTCCGATCACGGTTAATACAAGCTATCAATAATATATTATAGTTTTCAGATTCTAAAAagtattaatccacctaaaaatgTGATGTTTCATAGAGCCTTAAAAGTAGAAATGCCACTTATTTTCacgcttttttcgatgatttttaaaaaataaataaatcagaaacctTATTTTTTGACAGGCACAGCTGGCAACTACGAGGGTCCCATCATATAATTTgtgattcgatattcgcaatatttgatgagatatttcagataatatTTTGACCCAATCTAGCCCCTCTGTCTCATTGTCACCTTCAACGATGGTATTCTTTTCTACCTAACTTTGGAAACAAAAATCCCCTTTTCTTTAGAAACTCTGGCAGAAAACTAAGCAAATTATCAAAATGAATATCCCACTATCAGATAGTAATTCAAAATCAGTTGGGGATTTCGGATTGCTCGAAACACTTCAGAATGCTTTCAATACTTTATTCGAAACTTCCAACATAAATGAATTTATACGCTTCAGATACGTACTTTGGACATCGTCAATACGAACATCTTACATTTGTCTTCTGTGAACTGTCGATCTCACTACCATTTCAACTTTTGGCTTTGTTAGTGACTCCGAGAACATCGGCCACATCAACATAGAGGCCATATCTCCTGTTTGCCAGGAAACTGCCCGGAGGCTCAAGTTCACCATTGATCACCTCGGTTGTCCGGTAGAAGTCGTTGCTCGAAGGCCCTCCAGCGGGACGAACCTTGGTCCTCCAGAACCACACCGAAACGCGCATCGACATGTACACAGTTTCGGACACTTTGTCGGGAAAGTCCAGTAGTACTTGCTCATTTTCGTAGATCACCTTCGAAGCATCCCGATAGTTGTAGTAATAGGTTATCTGGATGTAGCCTCGGCCGTAGTAAGGGGCATAACTTTTTTTCGGTCCATTGCTCTCACTACGGTGCTGGAACCCGCCGCTCTCGTGGAACAAATGGGCCAGGAACATGGCTGCTTCGTTGACACTTTCAGTCATTTTGTTGATCTGAAGGACAATTTCTTTGGCATCATCCGTACTGATTGAGCGGTAGCCACAGGCATGCAAGGCCATGTTTAATCGTGTCGTCGTCAACATGGTAGATGGGTATTTTTTCGCACACAGAACAGCAATGGAGAGTTGCTGACCATCTAATAATTACTTCGAAACTTCCATCGTTGAACACTTGAGGAAGCGGTACTACGAGTTTGACTAAGATGAAACTTCTGAGAAAGCTACAATAAGTGTGTGCCACGCTGACGTATACAATAGTGTTAACAGTTTTTGCTATAGCACCAGCTATGACAATAGGAGGTGCAACTATCAAAATATCCATTTTACTACTGTCTCTTGTTCGTTAACCCTTTCGGTACGGATGGATCATATGAGCCCACTttttacacaccaaacgctttcagcgaTATTTTGCTGTCGAGCTAAAGGGTGCAGCAATTATTTTTTTTGGCTGAACTTTTAGCAAAGTTTGCtgtatttcagcaaaacgttactggtgagcAGCAGAGTTTACTGTACCAATcagcaagtttgctgaatttcagcaaaatttttgctggaaccgccagcttggcaaaattcagCTAAATGTAGCTGAAACTATCAATCGATTTTTTGTGTGTATGATTAGCTGTATAAAATCAGGGacaatattgtattttttacgaataatcagactttggcgacgaaattgaactcgccctaatatggtactaacctaacatttatgacacattttcgccgtctttccccgattcaggcgaaaccagctgattttgttatgaaaacataaacagctggtagccgagaacaataaggatgatcGTAAACATCGGTgcaccagctggttttgttgtgtaaacatgaccaactggtggaccgagaacaaaagactttaatggtaaacattgagacggccggcgaaaactgtcacattatcgggcgagttgcaaaaaccctgcgactgagattgacagcgaaatcgaaagcgaaatatgagtacgaaatttattgcatcaaagtctaagtcgaaaaaaaaatcgcaatagatGGCTGTATGGTTTCTTTGACACAGATACCATCAGATGATAACAATTTGCAAAAACAAGATTATAGATTATAATTAGTTACACCATAACATCCCAGAGATCCAGAACATCCCTCATAAATGTTGTAGTCACGTGGATACAATATGATCTATGCCATCCAAATCATCCAAAACTTCAGCCAGATTGATCTATTAGATCAACCACGGCGGTTACGGCTGTTAcggcaatagaggtaataaactatagaggaagaatgtcgctggcgtcgctgccgaaacatctcttgctggcggagataggccgggctataagtgtcacagcgaaaaagtatgcagtttgacagatagatacccgacatgtttgcgagcgagaacaaagggaacagcagcgacattcgtcctctatagtttattaactctattgttacggctgttcgggcccgtatgaagttgatcatcaatattaacttcttttctcgatcagcctagatagtgtaggtagcgattgtctcaattggctaagaataacactacggaccgcctgttccggtgataagagtccactaacagggGACCCCTAATTCatagtgtgatgcggcttcatgcttaccgtgcccaggaatgaatggctagggggatctaataaaaacctaaccgcaagcggagcctgtggagttccagggcgccctccacagtatgttgcccttactgcgctaaccggagcaatggtgcagtggaccttgtgcttccccgagacaatcggctgcccttctttagtctcacttgaggttgaataagggcgggattatgaagacgttgttaattagtttaaattttcacctatacggtttcgcattatgcgatttatacaaacagtgtattctgtgtatcttcGCCTTTGGCGTGCTTCCAATTGATactgatctggttttgttgctgctgttctttgttgtaagggtatgcggtataccgaaaagatCCGCCAAATACAACtccaaacgaaattccgcggaattccacggacttCAGCTaaacgaaatttatgattttgaatttcgtttcgtttcgctaaattctaaaaatttcgtttaaaaaaaatagattttgacgaaatctaacggaattccgcggaatgtctaataaatttcgaaaacaaatacaTAGTATAAATGTCCTTATCATCTATCGAAGATCGAGCTAATCTCAAATTATTGAGTGTTAAAAAATATCTTAAATAACGCAAGACAAATCACTCCCAGGTTTGTATAATAAAGACAGAAAAAAATTCGAATATGCTTCTTATCTTGGACCGACCATCAAGATCTAGCTCAATGGTATGTTTTTAGCATTTGCTGTATGCGGGACCATACAtaatattttggttaaattttccGATGAacccaaatgcaaaaaaaaaacaagttaagttCCTGTCTTTAGTCAAGATTCCAAACAGGAATTTTTAGCAGAGTAACGGAGAATATTAGGCAGAATATTGGGAGACACTAGcaaaaattctaagaaaatatggaaactcttccaggatatATCTctcgaaaaaaaatggaaatttcaggagaaatcgatTAAGACAAATTCGGTAGAAGGTATAATACATGgaaaagtttcttgagaaattcttttccAGTTGAAGTCTTGAAAGAGTTTTTCTTACAAATCTGTATTACGAAGCGTTATATACGATGtttcaaactatttttttatttcagcAATGATTTTAAAATGTCAAAAGGTTAGATGAGCACGACAAACTCTGCGCCGAAACCGGCAtgtactttaaccatcacaccaagttCGAGTCCAGATCTATCTGGTAGAAGTTTTGACCTAATACATAGAGATGTTATATTTTCCGAATAAGTTTGCGGAAGCCTTCATATCTAATGAGTGCCGCACACATTTGTTAAGTATTCTTTTCAATTTCTATGTGAGTTTTACTTGTATTTTTcgataaattcaatcatctatcaaTTTTAGGTTTGGGTTTTaggctttctccagaagttacgctattcaacaaagcttgattggtaaacatctgACTGATGTTTTCATATCATTGCTTCAGGTTTCTGATAAACAAACGGCATTAGAGCACGCATTATTGGTGTGCTCTCATTGAGTAATTAAAGCAATCTTATCAGGTTACTGGTGGAATTATTGAAATTTTGAATATCCGTCGCTTAAAATTTGTAAAACTATAAAAGGCACTGTAGCAAATAAAACTATGGGATGAGAGTATTTATGAAAACTCAATAGGCGTTACGGCACACAGGccaaaacattctaaaaaaaacctagattaatccacctagtggtgatagtgcctttctcgtcgaatatgcactcaagagccataagccaaagtgttcctgaattctgagaatactctagaacgtaaCAAATCCCATCTTCTTCTTTTATCACAGTTCTCGTTGACTTTTtatggcatcatcagcatcgagaGCCATGTTGGatttgtggctcgaaatttcaaagtgataattctttgCCACCAAagtgaatattcgtatgaaaaagtatcatcctatatgctcactcacagtgattgcgatgatactttttcttatacgttgctgcagaattgacagttttttatcaattcaaaaatgcgaggcaaacaagcattgaaaagcaaaaagtcaatgattcgttcgaaagcttagtgatgcatcatggCACCTTtacaatgggggagtagagttgatgaataattaatgtatttgatgaaaaactacccaaacaatgagcaaatccgcttaactcatcggatttagtaataaattttctggactctaatttcactttaaaatttaaaaatttattggttgacCTATTTATGTGTgtccttcctcaaaatgatgaattccgaataaaatttccaagggggacccctcttgacttaagagaaaatcgaaatttgtgtcagccttattcagaaaagcaacaattatatcaaagccataatcgaatttgaaaacttattgatggctcatattccgaagttatgtattatgttaaacgtataagcagagctggaaaatatcaaacctctcagttgactgcttgaccaccttcactagcactggatgccgatcattatcaagacatttcggcaattttttctctgcacactttagcctttatttaaTTATCATTGCATTGGTTATAAGAGTTATGtaacatttgacaaaaaaaagtgcaagctagtgaaatttctcataataaaacccattcaaatttcaaccgtgttacagagcacgAGGGCTCAACCTGTTGCATCTAAATTGTGCCttgtaatttcaaccgcaaaaggggattgatgctataaaattaaaatttccccatacaacgttgattcatcttaCTGCATAATtgcgtctcaggaatctaaaatggtgtgatttgacaagtcgctataatttttattaagattttgttatttttcgcatatttatcgcttgtattgattttgttcactttggttccgggtcatttggccgaacgcaatttggccgaatgccgtttggccgaacgccatttggccgaaagggtcatttggccgaacgccatttggccgaatgccatttggccgaataaggatgatgaacttaagtgatcttgccaatgttgcctatatcagtatagctcgaaagaacagccttcgattcaaagaaggaaaaatctctgacaaaaaaagtcccagtttcaacgccaactaatcccttgatggtaaaacttgaaagtatagcctatgattaaaagaaggaaatatttctgatgatcatattggcagctagaatgttatccagagtttgcccacgcctccaaatccttttgataa includes:
- the LOC109428593 gene encoding uncharacterized protein LOC109428593; the encoded protein is MALHACGYRSISTDDAKEIVLQINKMTESVNEAAMFLAHLFHESGGFQHRSESNGPKKSYAPYYGRGYIQITYYYNYRDASKVIYENEQVLLDFPDKVSETVYMSMRVSVWFWRTKVRPAGGPSSNDFYRTTEVINGELEPPGSFLANRRYGLYVDVADVLGVTNKAKS